One stretch of Juglans microcarpa x Juglans regia isolate MS1-56 chromosome 3D, Jm3101_v1.0, whole genome shotgun sequence DNA includes these proteins:
- the LOC121253957 gene encoding uncharacterized protein LOC121253957: MALKIKTLVLLLLILLIPLSGMVEGFKDRMNPNHHSLYKDGNRMMKYNYYSRKLQKLDSLLDYDDAGPNPKHEPNPRKNRPGGSRNP; this comes from the exons ATGGCTCTTAAAATCAAGactcttgttcttcttctcctcatacTCCTCATTCCCTTGTCTG GTATGGTTGAAGGCTTCAAGGATCGCATGAATCCCAATCATCACTCACTTTACAAG GATGGTAATCGAATGATGAAGTACAACTACTACTCGAGGAAGCTTCAAAAGCTTGATTCGCTGCTGGATTATGATGATGCAGGACCTAATCCCAAGCATGAACCTAATCCTAGGAAGAATAGACCTGGAGGTAGCAGGAACCCTTAA